The following are encoded together in the Flavihumibacter fluvii genome:
- a CDS encoding GumC family protein: MQDNTVKPFQEKEEDLFKQLLNKYYPFWPLYALLAIVFLGLAYTYGKMTIPVYEAYSSVIIKDESKGLSESEILQDLNLFRGKKIVENEIEILKSHSFIAEVVNNLGLYADVYEEAKFRTVPAYTVSPVKLIFKNPGQVIKIDKIPFSYDNLLQEVIIGENKFPVNKWVTTKWGEVSFLQNLKFTPDTITRKLFFRTKPSEVVEAEILKQLKVVPASKTATVINLSIKDNVPEKAVDILNELVKVYTEAEIKDKSLRAANAVAMVESRIRNVAGQLDSVENEIQKFRSDEGVIDISTQGRQYLENVGQNDRQIEELKNQLAILDVVEKFILSKDATSSVVPSSVGVTDPMLNQMLNKLSDYQLQYERLKRTTGENSSIIVGIRDQIEQLKPGILENIRNQKVNLNITKNSLEYSGTKYTSMLNTIPKKEKQLIEISRQQAIKNQLYGFLLEKREDAALSFTSNSKGDTRIIDKAFASVLPVSPNKMLLYLSAIVFGLAAGIIIVSLREALSKRILFRSEINRMSDFPVIAEIQHTSSRDPFVLAGSGNSAVAGQIKSLRNNLFFGANGNSGKKVIVTSASDGDGKTFITTNLAMSLAQTNARVLLMDIDFKNSNISKLYNLENEKGIADYLNRNVGLESILYPYKTIENLSVMPAGNCSNGNSGELLMSEQFRKLINELDTKFDHIILAGTSFSDDVNIQAVSHFADICLFVIRQGVTSKANLTMLINNRNILALKHPVFVFNDVKGRGWGMKMFGNGFGYGNNPKV; this comes from the coding sequence ATGCAAGACAATACGGTTAAGCCTTTCCAGGAGAAAGAAGAAGATTTATTCAAGCAATTGCTGAATAAATATTACCCTTTCTGGCCTTTATATGCCTTACTGGCAATCGTTTTTTTAGGGCTAGCTTACACCTATGGAAAAATGACTATTCCTGTTTATGAAGCATATTCTTCCGTTATCATTAAAGATGAATCTAAAGGCTTGAGTGAGTCTGAGATTTTGCAGGACCTGAATCTTTTTAGGGGTAAAAAGATCGTTGAAAATGAAATTGAGATATTGAAATCGCATTCATTTATAGCTGAAGTAGTTAATAATCTAGGATTATATGCAGATGTTTATGAAGAAGCGAAATTCCGAACAGTTCCGGCCTATACTGTTTCTCCGGTTAAATTAATTTTCAAAAACCCGGGCCAGGTAATTAAAATTGACAAGATACCTTTCTCATATGATAATTTATTACAGGAAGTAATAATTGGTGAGAATAAATTCCCGGTCAATAAATGGGTGACAACAAAATGGGGTGAAGTCAGTTTCCTGCAAAATTTAAAATTCACACCTGATACAATAACCAGAAAATTATTTTTCAGAACTAAACCTTCAGAGGTCGTAGAAGCTGAGATACTCAAGCAATTGAAAGTAGTACCCGCCAGTAAAACAGCCACAGTGATCAATTTGTCTATTAAAGACAATGTGCCTGAAAAAGCTGTTGACATCTTAAATGAATTGGTTAAAGTATACACGGAGGCTGAAATCAAGGACAAGAGTTTGCGTGCAGCAAATGCTGTTGCAATGGTTGAAAGCCGGATCAGGAATGTAGCAGGACAATTGGATTCGGTTGAGAATGAGATCCAGAAGTTTCGGAGCGATGAAGGTGTGATTGACATCAGCACACAAGGAAGGCAATATCTTGAAAATGTAGGTCAGAATGATCGCCAGATTGAAGAGTTAAAGAACCAGCTTGCAATACTGGATGTAGTGGAAAAATTCATTTTATCAAAGGATGCTACCAGTTCAGTCGTTCCGTCATCAGTGGGAGTGACCGATCCCATGCTAAACCAGATGTTGAATAAGCTTAGCGATTACCAGTTACAATATGAAAGGCTGAAGCGTACAACAGGTGAGAACAGTTCTATTATTGTAGGCATTCGTGACCAGATCGAACAATTGAAGCCAGGAATACTTGAGAACATTCGAAACCAGAAGGTGAACCTGAATATAACAAAGAATAGCCTGGAATATTCAGGGACTAAGTACACTTCCATGTTGAATACAATTCCAAAAAAGGAAAAACAACTCATAGAGATCAGCAGGCAACAAGCTATCAAGAATCAATTATACGGATTCCTTCTGGAGAAGCGGGAAGATGCGGCACTTTCTTTTACGTCGAATAGTAAAGGAGATACCAGGATAATCGATAAGGCTTTTGCCTCTGTTCTTCCTGTTAGCCCGAATAAGATGTTATTGTATCTCTCTGCTATTGTGTTTGGGCTTGCTGCAGGTATAATTATAGTTAGCCTAAGAGAAGCCCTTAGTAAAAGGATCCTTTTCAGAAGTGAGATAAACAGGATGTCTGACTTCCCTGTTATTGCTGAAATTCAGCATACTTCATCCCGCGATCCTTTTGTTCTGGCAGGATCAGGAAATTCGGCTGTTGCCGGTCAAATTAAAAGCCTTCGAAATAACTTATTTTTTGGGGCTAATGGAAATTCAGGCAAAAAAGTTATTGTAACATCTGCTTCTGATGGCGATGGCAAAACGTTCATTACTACAAATCTGGCCATGAGCCTTGCGCAGACCAATGCCAGGGTATTATTGATGGATATTGATTTTAAAAATTCAAACATCAGTAAGTTATACAATCTTGAAAATGAAAAGGGTATTGCTGATTACCTTAACCGAAATGTTGGATTGGAAAGTATACTATATCCCTACAAAACCATAGAAAATCTGTCTGTTATGCCGGCAGGAAATTGTTCAAATGGAAATAGCGGTGAATTGTTGATGAGTGAACAATTTCGGAAATTGATTAATGAGCTGGATACAAAATTTGATCACATTATTCTGGCAGGTACTTCGTTTAGCGACGATGTGAACATCCAGGCTGTGTCGCATTTTGCAGATATATGTTTATTTGTTATCAGGCAGGGTGTTACGTCGAAGGCAAACCTGACCATGCTGATTAATAATAGGAATATTTTGGCGCTTAAACATCCTGTTTTTGTTTTTAATGACGTAAAAGGACGTGGTTGGGGTATGAAAATGTTCGGAAATGGATTTGGATATGGCAATAATCCTAAGGTCTAA
- a CDS encoding polysaccharide biosynthesis/export family protein, giving the protein MKTIKPCYLMNNFAFFADITKVFLRLLVVPFLLFAASCASPAKSRYFDQSIPGQYPLVNANLDPIIQKADILSIVVSSLNEEASKVYNAPISTPVGYKANGVYTPVGYLVDPDGLITFPVLGKVQAEGLTKKQLTDSIAHSLVDRKLLVDPVVSIRILNFRVTVLGDVGKPSVVSVENEKISLLEAIGMAGDLNITAKRENVLLIREENEKKITRRINLNDESIFKSPYYYLKNNDIIYVEANYAKVQSQSRLTALLPSILSGLALIAIIFDRTR; this is encoded by the coding sequence ATGAAAACCATTAAACCCTGCTACCTCATGAATAATTTTGCGTTTTTCGCAGATATTACCAAAGTATTTTTACGATTATTGGTAGTACCATTTTTGCTATTCGCGGCATCTTGTGCAAGTCCAGCCAAATCCAGGTATTTTGACCAGAGCATTCCGGGACAATATCCGTTGGTGAATGCTAACCTTGACCCCATAATTCAAAAAGCGGATATCCTTAGTATTGTTGTTAGCAGCTTAAATGAAGAGGCGAGTAAGGTGTATAACGCACCGATTAGTACTCCAGTTGGTTACAAGGCTAACGGTGTGTATACTCCCGTTGGTTACCTTGTTGATCCTGATGGCCTGATTACATTTCCGGTACTTGGAAAAGTTCAGGCCGAAGGGCTAACAAAAAAGCAGTTGACCGATTCAATCGCTCATTCACTTGTAGATCGAAAATTGCTTGTTGATCCAGTTGTAAGTATCCGAATATTAAACTTCCGCGTTACCGTTTTAGGGGATGTCGGAAAGCCTTCAGTTGTATCAGTTGAAAATGAAAAGATATCCTTACTGGAAGCAATTGGTATGGCAGGTGACCTTAACATTACTGCTAAAAGAGAAAATGTTTTGCTGATTCGTGAGGAAAATGAGAAGAAAATTACCAGGAGAATTAACCTGAATGATGAGTCAATTTTCAAGTCACCATATTATTATTTAAAGAACAATGATATTATTTATGTTGAAGCAAATTATGCTAAAGTGCAGAGTCAGAGCCGACTCACAGCATTGTTGCCATCTATCCTGAGTGGCCTCGCTTTAATTGCAATTATTTTTGACCGCACCAGGTAG
- the groL gene encoding chaperonin GroEL (60 kDa chaperone family; promotes refolding of misfolded polypeptides especially under stressful conditions; forms two stacked rings of heptamers to form a barrel-shaped 14mer; ends can be capped by GroES; misfolded proteins enter the barrel where they are refolded when GroES binds), which translates to MAKQIFFDIDARNRMKKGVDTLANAVKVTLGPKGRNVVIEKKFGAPQVTKDGVTVAKEIELEDPIENMGAQMVKEVASKTADVAGDGTTTATVLAQAIITEGLKNVAAGANPMDLKRGIDKAVEKVIEALKAQSQTVGNDTKKIEAVATISANNDPTIGKLIAEAMAKVGKDGVITVEEAKGTDTTVEVVEGMQFDRGYISPYFVTNSEKMEAELQNPYILIYDKKISAMKDILHILEKVAQGGRPLVIISEDLEGEALATLVVNKLRGTLKVAAVKAPGFGDRRKEMLQDIAILTKGIVISEEQGFKLENADLSYLGQATSITIDKDNTVVVGGKGKKEDITARINQIKSQIESTTSDYDREKLQERLAKLSGGVAVLNIGAATEVEMKEKKDRVDDALHATRAAVEEGIVPGGGTAFIRAISALDNFRSSNEDEKLGAQIVRRALEAPLRIIVENAGLEGSVIINKIREGKGDYGFNARTETYENLFKTGVIDPTKVGRVALEHAASIAGMLLTTECVVADKPAKEAAPAAPHGGGMGDMGY; encoded by the coding sequence ATGGCAAAACAGATTTTCTTCGACATCGATGCTAGAAACAGGATGAAAAAAGGGGTTGACACTTTGGCCAACGCCGTTAAGGTAACCCTGGGTCCAAAAGGCCGTAATGTGGTTATTGAAAAGAAATTTGGTGCACCCCAGGTAACCAAAGATGGTGTTACCGTTGCAAAAGAAATTGAACTGGAAGATCCCATCGAGAACATGGGCGCACAAATGGTGAAAGAAGTGGCCAGCAAAACTGCCGATGTAGCAGGTGATGGTACCACAACTGCCACTGTGCTTGCTCAGGCCATCATTACTGAAGGTCTTAAAAACGTTGCTGCCGGCGCCAATCCAATGGACCTGAAACGTGGTATTGATAAAGCTGTAGAAAAAGTGATTGAAGCCCTGAAGGCACAAAGCCAGACAGTTGGTAATGACACTAAAAAAATTGAAGCAGTAGCAACAATTTCTGCCAACAATGATCCAACTATCGGAAAATTGATCGCAGAAGCAATGGCTAAAGTAGGAAAGGATGGTGTGATCACTGTTGAAGAAGCAAAAGGTACTGATACTACTGTAGAAGTAGTAGAAGGTATGCAATTTGACCGTGGGTATATCTCTCCATATTTCGTGACGAACAGCGAAAAAATGGAAGCTGAATTGCAAAATCCTTATATCCTGATCTATGACAAGAAGATCAGTGCTATGAAAGACATCCTGCACATCCTTGAGAAAGTTGCACAAGGTGGTCGTCCTTTGGTAATCATCAGCGAAGATCTTGAAGGTGAAGCACTTGCAACACTTGTGGTAAATAAATTACGCGGAACTTTAAAAGTAGCTGCTGTTAAGGCTCCTGGCTTTGGTGATCGCCGTAAGGAAATGCTGCAGGATATTGCGATCCTTACTAAAGGAATCGTGATCAGTGAAGAGCAGGGTTTCAAACTGGAGAATGCTGACCTGAGCTATCTTGGACAAGCAACTTCAATCACTATCGATAAAGACAATACTGTTGTTGTTGGTGGAAAAGGTAAAAAAGAAGATATCACTGCACGGATCAACCAGATCAAATCACAGATCGAATCTACAACCTCCGATTACGATCGTGAGAAATTGCAGGAGCGCCTGGCTAAACTGAGTGGTGGTGTTGCAGTATTAAATATTGGTGCAGCTACAGAAGTGGAAATGAAAGAAAAGAAAGACCGTGTTGATGATGCCCTGCATGCAACCCGCGCTGCCGTTGAAGAAGGCATCGTTCCTGGTGGCGGTACTGCATTCATCCGTGCAATTTCTGCCCTGGATAATTTCCGCAGCAGCAATGAAGACGAGAAACTGGGTGCGCAAATCGTGCGTCGTGCACTGGAAGCACCATTGCGTATCATTGTTGAAAATGCCGGACTGGAAGGAAGCGTGATCATCAACAAGATTCGTGAAGGAAAAGGTGATTATGGTTTCAATGCCCGCACAGAAACATATGAGAACCTGTTCAAAACTGGCGTTATCGACCCTACTAAAGTTGGTCGTGTAGCCCTTGAGCATGCTGCTTCTATCGCCGGAATGTTATTGACCACAGAATGTGTGGTTGCTGATAAGCCTGCCAAGGAAGCTGCTCCAGCTGCGCCACATGGCGGTGGAATGGGTGATATGGGTTATTAA
- a CDS encoding PKD domain-containing protein has protein sequence MKSSTRHFTLNTCVLLLLFLMSTFVKAQTIFFSDGAEASNGPVIGGSNQYSTWSNKNTYYANASTLNRSTNFKRAGAYSYYMRLNDIGVDGWQAVKTELGYGFVPAGSPTYSGISGNNRAPVGLVWMSASILIPSTSKDDITITEIAFDTKCWPDDYTTPTYLATENGRYKLYLTKVNSSEQVTGVNTYDCGPVVKDQWEDWVMNRNYTPNDSGYVRLYKNGVKVVEYLGGNFKLTGHAKEAYYQHGLYKWSFQSGWPSAGTTFTEMYLDEVKFGGYGNTLASMSPAGTTVPSNSPPKVTVTTPITTTLTSIQVTGTGTDADGTIASYKWTQSSGPNTATITNGNTATATFSNLIQGTYTFLITVTDNAGATGTATVSVTVNSQPINQAPVANAGSNKTITLPINSTQLTGSGTDSDGTITAFNWTQVSGPATATISGANTANATMGDLVQGIYTFRLRVTDNDGATHTDDVTVTVNAAPVANIAPVANAGSNKNITLPTNSTVLTGSGTDADGTITAYNWSQVSGPATATISNSNATSSTMGNLIQGLYTFRLRVTDNDGATHTDDVNVTVNAAPVANLAPVANAGRNQTITLPTNSVTVTGSGSDNDGTISAFRWTQTAGPNTATIANNSTASTSISGMAKGIYTFMLTVTDNQGATGTDEISITVNDIVVANQVPVANAGGNKSINLPTSSVSINGSGTDVDGTIASYKWTEVSGPNSATISGSNQASVNFSGLALGTYTFRLTVTDNDGATDVDDVTVSVNAEIVPNLAPVANAGANQTITLPDNSITITGSGTDSDGTIGSYSWTQVTGPNTAVIGSTNQASTVFSGLVEGTYTFRITVIDNEGASDADDVNVVVNPGQAPNIAPLANSGDNQSITLPTNSLTITGSGTDNDGTITAYGWRQVSGPNSAVIGTNNAASSTFSGLIEGLYTFRLTVTDNDGATNSDDVFVTVNPAPAAPLKRAPIAKAGGKKTVSSTSTQITAAASYDTDGQITTYTWTQVSGPNKANISNPKAATANLSNLVPGTYNFKLEVIDNDGLKGSEILTLLVTIPPVAKAGADITITLPTNTATLNGSTSSDPDGTIQAYSWSQVTGPKISTISSASSARTNVNSLATGVYEFKLEVTDNNGLKDADTVKVTVKPEPVNKVPVIVTSTNIELTMPTDSVSLDGSKSYDLDGTIKLHQWKLVNGPSTPVLSNQNKSIATARNLVAGIYTFQILVRDDKGATVTKEVSVSVIGNNSLSNVSMKLYPNPVASNGLVNLRIDDNNTGKAIVRVYNMNGVIVHQEELNKQNTQLTKTINVGNLPSATYVMSVQFENKKPVVTKFQKL, from the coding sequence ATGAAATCCAGTACCCGCCATTTCACGTTAAATACGTGTGTGCTATTGTTACTCTTTCTGATGAGTACATTTGTAAAAGCCCAAACAATCTTCTTTTCAGACGGCGCAGAAGCTTCAAATGGCCCAGTAATTGGCGGGAGTAATCAATATTCCACCTGGTCCAATAAGAATACCTATTATGCAAATGCGAGCACATTAAACAGGTCAACTAATTTTAAAAGAGCTGGAGCGTATAGTTACTATATGCGTTTGAATGATATTGGCGTTGATGGATGGCAAGCCGTAAAAACAGAACTCGGGTATGGTTTTGTCCCTGCTGGTTCGCCTACTTATTCAGGTATTTCTGGAAACAACAGAGCACCTGTTGGCCTGGTATGGATGTCGGCATCAATCCTAATACCAAGCACAAGCAAGGATGATATAACCATTACAGAAATCGCTTTTGATACAAAATGCTGGCCCGATGATTATACCACACCCACCTACCTTGCAACGGAGAATGGCAGATACAAACTATACCTCACTAAAGTGAATAGTTCAGAGCAGGTAACCGGAGTCAATACATACGATTGCGGCCCGGTTGTGAAGGATCAATGGGAAGACTGGGTTATGAACCGTAATTATACGCCTAATGATTCAGGTTATGTGCGGCTGTATAAAAATGGCGTAAAAGTAGTCGAGTACCTGGGCGGTAACTTCAAGCTAACTGGACACGCGAAGGAAGCCTACTACCAGCATGGTTTGTATAAATGGTCATTTCAAAGCGGCTGGCCATCCGCAGGTACTACATTTACAGAAATGTATTTAGATGAAGTTAAGTTTGGTGGCTATGGCAATACGCTCGCTTCCATGTCACCGGCTGGCACTACGGTTCCTAGTAATAGTCCACCTAAAGTCACTGTAACTACCCCCATAACCACTACCCTAACATCGATCCAGGTAACAGGAACAGGTACTGATGCTGACGGTACGATCGCTTCCTATAAGTGGACACAAAGTTCCGGGCCCAATACAGCAACCATTACTAATGGTAATACAGCTACTGCAACTTTTTCAAATCTTATCCAGGGAACCTATACATTTCTGATCACAGTTACGGATAATGCAGGTGCCACTGGTACCGCAACAGTTTCTGTTACAGTCAATTCACAACCAATTAACCAGGCTCCTGTAGCTAATGCAGGATCAAATAAAACTATTACACTACCGATAAACTCTACACAACTTACTGGCTCAGGTACAGATTCTGATGGAACAATTACAGCTTTTAACTGGACCCAGGTTTCTGGTCCGGCTACCGCTACAATTTCCGGTGCTAATACAGCAAATGCTACCATGGGAGATCTTGTACAAGGGATATATACATTTCGGCTCAGGGTCACAGATAATGATGGCGCTACGCATACGGATGATGTGACTGTTACGGTAAATGCGGCACCAGTCGCAAATATTGCACCCGTTGCAAATGCAGGATCAAATAAAAATATTACACTTCCGACAAACTCTACTGTTCTTACCGGTTCAGGCACAGATGCTGATGGGACAATCACAGCTTATAACTGGTCCCAGGTCTCTGGACCTGCAACAGCCACAATTTCCAATTCAAATGCGACAAGTTCAACAATGGGTAATCTTATCCAAGGATTATACACATTTAGGCTTAGGGTCACTGACAATGATGGAGCAACGCATACAGATGATGTGAATGTAACTGTCAATGCCGCACCTGTCGCAAACCTGGCCCCCGTAGCTAATGCGGGTAGAAACCAAACCATTACGCTACCAACAAATTCTGTAACTGTAACAGGTTCAGGATCAGATAACGACGGAACAATATCAGCCTTTAGATGGACGCAAACTGCAGGCCCTAATACTGCAACAATAGCAAATAACAGCACGGCTTCAACCAGCATTTCAGGTATGGCAAAAGGCATATATACCTTCATGTTAACAGTAACCGATAATCAGGGCGCTACAGGTACAGATGAAATTTCTATAACTGTAAATGATATAGTTGTTGCCAATCAGGTTCCGGTTGCAAATGCAGGAGGCAATAAATCAATTAATCTTCCAACCAGCAGTGTTTCGATAAATGGATCAGGAACTGACGTTGACGGAACTATCGCATCCTACAAATGGACAGAGGTTTCCGGACCAAATTCTGCAACCATTTCCGGCAGCAACCAGGCTTCGGTAAACTTTTCAGGACTAGCCTTAGGAACCTACACATTCCGGCTGACCGTTACCGACAACGACGGAGCTACCGACGTTGACGATGTTACCGTATCAGTTAATGCTGAAATTGTCCCCAATCTGGCACCTGTTGCTAATGCAGGCGCAAATCAAACGATTACATTACCTGACAATTCAATTACTATAACAGGTTCAGGAACAGATTCGGATGGAACAATCGGCAGCTATTCCTGGACACAGGTAACCGGACCAAATACTGCAGTAATCGGAAGTACTAATCAGGCTAGCACTGTGTTTTCCGGCCTGGTTGAAGGAACATATACATTCAGGATAACCGTTATTGACAATGAAGGCGCATCTGACGCTGATGATGTTAACGTAGTGGTGAATCCAGGACAAGCTCCCAATATTGCACCTTTGGCTAATTCCGGGGATAACCAGTCCATTACCTTACCTACTAATTCTTTAACTATTACGGGGTCTGGTACAGATAATGATGGAACAATTACTGCCTATGGCTGGAGGCAAGTAAGCGGTCCGAATTCTGCTGTAATTGGAACCAATAATGCTGCAAGCAGTACTTTCAGTGGTCTCATTGAAGGACTGTATACATTCAGATTAACAGTCACTGATAATGATGGTGCCACAAATAGTGATGATGTTTTTGTTACTGTTAATCCTGCTCCGGCAGCTCCCTTGAAAAGGGCACCAATAGCGAAAGCAGGGGGTAAAAAAACGGTGAGTTCAACTTCAACACAGATTACGGCAGCAGCATCTTATGATACCGATGGCCAGATTACAACCTATACATGGACACAAGTTTCCGGCCCTAATAAAGCAAATATCAGTAATCCAAAAGCAGCTACCGCAAATTTGAGCAACCTTGTACCAGGAACATATAATTTTAAATTGGAAGTAATCGACAATGATGGATTGAAGGGTTCTGAAATATTAACTCTGCTGGTTACAATACCGCCTGTTGCAAAGGCTGGTGCAGATATCACCATCACTTTGCCTACGAATACTGCAACCTTGAATGGTTCAACATCTTCTGATCCGGACGGAACGATACAGGCATATAGCTGGTCACAGGTAACAGGTCCAAAAATCTCAACTATTTCATCTGCTTCTTCTGCAAGGACCAATGTAAACAGCCTGGCCACCGGGGTTTATGAGTTCAAATTGGAAGTAACTGACAATAACGGATTGAAGGATGCGGATACTGTAAAGGTTACTGTTAAACCAGAACCTGTCAATAAAGTGCCGGTGATCGTAACTTCCACCAATATCGAGCTTACCATGCCAACAGACTCTGTTAGTCTCGATGGCAGTAAATCATACGATCTTGACGGGACCATCAAACTGCACCAATGGAAACTGGTAAATGGTCCATCTACACCTGTACTTTCCAACCAGAATAAATCGATTGCTACAGCACGTAACCTGGTTGCTGGTATTTACACTTTCCAAATACTGGTGAGGGACGATAAGGGTGCAACTGTAACCAAAGAAGTAAGCGTTTCAGTTATCGGAAACAATTCATTATCCAATGTTTCCATGAAGCTATATCCAAATCCTGTTGCCAGCAATGGTTTAGTGAACCTGCGTATTGATGACAATAACACAGGCAAGGCAATAGTGAGGGTGTACAATATGAATGGAGTAATTGTTCACCAGGAAGAGCTCAACAAACAAAACACCCAGTTAACAAAAACTATCAATGTAGGTAATTTACCAAGTGCCACCTATGTGATGAGTGTTCAATTTGAGAATAAAAAACCAGTGGTCACCAAGTTCCAGAAATTATAA
- a CDS encoding sialate O-acetylesterase, translating into MRLKVYREDVDGVSGWNFFSGPTTDQLGASIDFAIDASGIFRYQYYLTAEAKNYAFILFGVSSGGAETYIAGDLDIVAGDVFYINGQSNAEGKPFGSTSWTNPIVYGPDWNKANTEAGTNRNFVRTFGGGVNPALWTWGIGDANADYNSDHNTGQFGMRIGARIVSEHNMPVCIINGAELGNPISYFQRNDLNKYDLTTNYGRELTRLNAAGLVGGIRAIIWFHGESNTFTGGNALALTTAQYFNAFSTLAVDWEQDFGNADKYYMIQIKPGCGGGNNAVAASEIQQAELNISNSFNGAKKEMQIVSTNNINQAIDNCHYNYEIGQRVGYREIGDRVTSLIKKDFYSYILPDNSLSPEPLSATFTARSSPTVASQVTMYFKRPTDDLAVINAPGGDIKSLIRLKGGNYNITSATIVNTATPPAKNFVLRVNFTPVGVQPNPTAIGFLSPEPGSVSPIPAITAGGAEGIGLVNFNNLTITQGILPVDPLNLRISSNSGKNSLTWEASDNDKFDYFEVERSETGTDFTPISNVQGSHLVGKGTYQYTDTKPNSIRNYYRIKAVQLDGKVIYSQEVAINNRTSSLIGISVYPNPVTDRANVSVTTKKAGNATLQIFDGSGKMISTRKINLLKGNNMFSAGEILDHSAGIYNLRVITDEEVFNTRVVRVK; encoded by the coding sequence ATGCGATTGAAAGTTTATAGAGAGGATGTAGATGGGGTCAGCGGCTGGAATTTCTTTTCTGGTCCAACAACAGACCAGTTAGGTGCTTCAATTGATTTTGCCATCGATGCATCAGGGATTTTCCGTTACCAATATTATTTGACCGCTGAAGCGAAAAATTATGCGTTTATATTGTTCGGTGTAAGTAGTGGCGGCGCTGAAACATATATTGCAGGTGATCTGGACATTGTTGCAGGTGATGTATTCTATATTAACGGACAATCCAATGCGGAGGGAAAACCATTCGGGTCCACTTCTTGGACTAACCCCATAGTTTATGGGCCTGATTGGAATAAAGCAAATACAGAAGCAGGAACTAACAGGAATTTTGTGCGAACTTTTGGGGGTGGCGTCAATCCCGCTTTGTGGACCTGGGGAATTGGAGATGCAAATGCTGATTACAATTCAGATCATAATACGGGCCAATTTGGTATGAGGATTGGAGCGCGCATTGTATCTGAGCACAATATGCCAGTTTGTATTATCAATGGGGCAGAATTGGGCAACCCGATCAGTTATTTCCAGAGAAATGATTTAAACAAATATGATTTAACGACTAATTATGGCAGGGAATTGACCAGGTTGAATGCTGCTGGATTAGTAGGTGGTATCAGGGCTATTATCTGGTTCCATGGTGAATCGAATACATTTACAGGTGGCAATGCCCTTGCATTGACTACAGCGCAATATTTTAATGCCTTTAGCACTTTAGCTGTTGACTGGGAACAGGATTTTGGTAACGCGGATAAGTATTATATGATACAGATCAAACCAGGTTGCGGTGGAGGAAATAATGCTGTTGCAGCGTCCGAAATACAACAGGCTGAATTAAATATTTCTAATTCATTTAATGGTGCAAAGAAGGAAATGCAAATTGTTTCTACAAATAATATTAATCAGGCGATTGATAATTGTCATTATAATTACGAAATCGGGCAAAGGGTCGGATATCGTGAAATTGGAGATCGCGTGACATCTCTTATAAAAAAGGATTTCTATTCCTATATACTTCCCGACAACTCTTTGTCACCTGAACCTTTGTCAGCCACGTTTACAGCAAGAAGTTCCCCTACTGTTGCCAGCCAGGTGACCATGTATTTTAAAAGACCTACTGATGATCTGGCAGTTATTAATGCACCTGGAGGAGACATTAAGAGCCTTATCCGGTTAAAGGGGGGCAACTATAATATTACCTCTGCAACCATTGTAAATACAGCAACCCCACCTGCCAAAAACTTTGTTTTACGGGTTAACTTCACACCAGTTGGAGTGCAACCTAATCCAACTGCAATTGGATTTCTTAGCCCTGAGCCTGGATCTGTATCACCTATACCTGCAATAACTGCCGGTGGTGCAGAAGGTATTGGCCTTGTTAATTTCAATAACCTGACCATTACCCAAGGCATTCTCCCCGTTGATCCACTAAACCTCCGTATCTCCTCTAATTCCGGCAAAAACTCCCTGACCTGGGAGGCTAGCGATAATGACAAGTTTGATTATTTTGAAGTGGAACGTAGTGAAACCGGAACTGATTTTACCCCTATTAGCAATGTGCAGGGAAGTCATCTTGTCGGAAAAGGTACTTACCAGTATACTGACACAAAACCTAACTCAATCAGGAATTACTACCGCATTAAAGCAGTCCAGCTGGATGGTAAGGTGATTTACAGCCAGGAAGTGGCTATTAATAACAGGACCTCTTCATTAATTGGAATCAGTGTCTATCCAAACCCCGTAACTGACCGTGCAAATGTTAGTGTAACCACAAAAAAGGCAGGGAATGCCACCCTCCAGATTTTTGATGGTTCGGGTAAAATGATCTCCACCAGGAAAATCAACCTCCTCAAAGGAAACAATATGTTCTCTGCCGGTGAAATCCTTGATCATAGTGCAGGCATCTATAATTTAAGGGTGATTACTGACGAAGAGGTATTTAATACCAGGGTAGTGAGGGTGAAATAG